In the genome of Thermodesulfovibrio thiophilus DSM 17215, the window ACCAAAACATCATAAAGCTCAGGTTTTTGAACAAGCTGCATACACATGTTATCGACTATTCTGTCTTCAAACTCGATATCTGGATATTTTTGAGCAACCTGCCTTGCCACCTCAAGAAACAATCCATCAGTGTATTTCATAATATTTGCTTTATGCACAGCAGTTACTTTTTTGCGACTATTTTTTCTTGCAAACTCAAAAGCAAATCTGACAATTCTTTCTGTCCCAAATACTGAAATCGGTTTAATGCTTATTCCAGAATCTTCTCTTATCTTTCTACCTGATTTTTTTTCTATAAAATTGATTAAATCAATGGTTTCAGACTCACCTTTTTTAAATTCTATGCCTGCATATAGGTCTTCCGTGTTTTCCCTTACTATAACAAGATCAATATTTTCATACTTTGTTCTTGCACCTTTAAAACTCTTGCACGGCCTGACACAGGCATAAAGATCAAGAGTCTGCCTTAATGTAACATTTACACTTCTAAAACCTGTACCAACAGGAGTTGTTATCGGTCCTTTAATTGCAATTTTGTTTTTCTTTATTGAATCAGTCACTCTTGTTGGAAGTGGTGTCCCTTCTTTTAAATAAACTTCCTCGCCTGCATTCTCGATCTCCCATTCAACAGGAACTCCTGTGGCTTCAACTACTTTTTTCATAGCCTCAGAAATTTCAGGACCTATACCATCACCAGGAATAAGCGTGATTTTGTACATATAAAATTGCCTCCTTTTTATGGTGTAACAGTAAGAATCTGTCTGACAATTTCAGGATAAGTTGCAATAAATCTCAGTTCATCATCTGTAAGTGGTTTTTGTGTATGAAGATTTGCATACTGGACAAGTTCAAGAATTTTTCTCGCTTCATTGTCATCCGGAAACTCTATTCCGAGTTTGCTATAGACATATCTAAAACCTTTTATTCCACCATACTCTCCAGTTGTGATAATCCTTCCAGTTTCAAGTAGCTCTGGTTCTCCTCTGCCAACATCTTCTGGAGAGTAAAGTTCATAGTTTGCCCTGTCTTTTAATACTCCATCTGCATGTATTCCTGACTCATGCGCAAAAGCATTTGCTCCTACTCCAGGTTGATTTATTGGAATTGGAATATTAAATGCATAGGATGCATATTTTGCAATTTTCCATGCAAGTTTTAAATTTATATGATTATCAATCGGACACTTCTCCTTCAAGCCATGAGAAAACTTCAATGCAAGTATGGTAGAAACCAGATCTGCATTACCTGCCCTTTCACCATATCCATTAACAGTTGTATTTATAAAGCTGTCTACTCCTGCTTCAACTGTACCCTGAGCTCCTGCCACTGAAACAGCCTCTGCCATCCCAAGGTCATTATGGCAATGCATCTCAATTGGAATCTGTGTGGCAAGTGCAAGCGTGTGAATTCTTTCATAAATTGTTATTGGATCTTCACAACCAACCGTATCACAGTATCTGAATCTATCTCCTCCAGCCTCTTTCCCGGCAAGTATAAACTCAATTAACCTGCTTAACTCTGTCCTGGAAGCGTCCTCTGCATTAAACCCAACTGTTTCTGCACCGAGTTCTTTGGCTAGTTTTACTGCTTCATACATCCCCTTAACTATATCGTTAAATGTCTTCCTTCCCTGAAACTTACCCTGAATCATTATCTCTGATGTTGAAACTGAAAGATTAAGATGTTTTATTTTTGGACAATTTTTAAATACAAGCTCAACATCCTCTGGTATCGCCCTTGCCCATCCTTCAAGATGAATTCTTTTAAATGCTCCGAGTTCTGCAAGATCTAGGTTGGCATTAATATAGTTTACTTCATGTTTTAATGTAGGAAAACCAATCTCACTCTGATATACTCCCATCTCATCAAGATATAAATTAAGCATTGTCTTTGAAAGCTTCGGAAGCAGTATTCTTGAAGTCTGAACCCCATCTCTATTTGTTACATCAATTAGATATATTTTACCCTTCTCTGCCATTTTTCCTCCTAGTATATTGAATTTTTTATTGTTTTTTTTGAGACAGTTCTCTTGGAATGGCTACTTTGCCTGTTCTGACAAATTCTTTTATTCCCATTGGTTTCATAAGTTCTATAAACGCCTGAATTTTCTTTTCATCTCCTGTAACCTCTATCGTATATGTTGTTGGTCCTGAATCAACTACCCTACCTCTAAATATTTCAACTGTTTTCAATACTTCCAGTCTATTTTCTTTCCTTGGAACAATTTTCATTAAGACCATCTCTCTTTCAACATGGTCTATTTCAGTTAAATCAATAACCTTTATAACATCAACCAATCTGTTGAGTTGTTTTGTAATCTGCTCAATAACGCTATCATCTCCTGTAGTGATAATTGTCATTATAGAAATCTGAGGGTCAATGGTTTCACCTACTGATAAACTCTCGATATTATAGCCTCTTCCACTGAACAATCCAGCAATTCTTGCCAGAACACCGAACTTATTTTCCACCAGAACAGATATTGTATGTCTCACAGTTTCCTCCTATTTAACCGCTTTCAGTTTACGCTCTTTTTTCTTTTCTTCAAAAATCATCTGGTCAATAGAAGCTCCTGGAGGAACCATAGGATAAACCTTTTCTTTCCAGTCAACAATGAAATCCATAAAAACAGGTTTTTTAACTGATAAAGCCTCTTTAATTACAGGCTCCACCTCAGATGGTTTTGTCGCTCTAAGTCCAACAGCACCATAGGATTCTGCAACTTTTATAAAATCAGGTGCTGTACTCAAATACGTATGAGAATATCTTTCATTATAGAAAAGTTCCTGCCACTGCCTTACCATCCCAAGATAGCTGTTATTAAGGATTGCAACCTTTACAGGAAGGTCATATATCACAGCAGTTGCAAGCTCCTGAATATTCATCTGAATGCTTCCATCTCCTGCGATATCTATTACAGCCATGTCAGGAAAAGCAAGCTGAGCACCAATTGCAGCAGGAAAACCAAATCCCATCGTTCCAAGTCCCCCTGATGTCACAAACCTGCGAGGTTTATCAAATTTATAAAACTGTGCAGCCCACATCTGATTCTGCCCAACCTCAGTTGTAATGATAGCATCACCTTTAGTAACTTCGTATATTTTTTCAATCACATATTGAGGTTTTATTACATCAGGATCAAATTCATAAGTCAGTGGTCTTTCTTTTTTCCACTGATTTATTTGCTTTAACCATGCTTTTCTGACCTCTTTCCACTGTGGTTTGATGTCTTCTTTCAAAATTTTATTAAGTACTTTCAATACCCTGCTTACATCTCCAACTATCGGGATATCAACTCTTACATTTTTACGAATTGATGTGGGGTCAATATCAATATGAATAATTTTAGCACCAGGAGCAAATTCATCTGCCTTTCCTGTAACTCTGTCATCAAATCTCATTCCAATTGCAACTATTAAATCCGCATTTTGAACAGCCATATTTGCATAATATGTTCCATGCATGCCAAGCATCCCCAGTGACAGCTCATGTGTCCCGGGAAAGCTTCCAAGTCCCATGAGAGTATTAACTACTGGAATCTGGGCAAATTCTGCAAGTTCCTTGAGATACTCATGAGCCTCAGAAATAATACAGCCACCACCGGCAATAATAACAGGCTTTTTAGCTTTAGCAATCTCTTGAGCCGCCTTTTTTATCATATAGAAATTGCCCTCATATGTAGGATTATAACTTCTTATATATATCTTCTCAGGCCATATAAACTCAGCTTTCCCCTGACTCACATCTCTAGGTAAATCTATAAGTACAGGTCCAGGTCTGCCTGAGATTGCAATATAAAAAGCTTCTCTTATCTGTCTTGCAAGGTCTTTTGTATCTTTTACAAGAATGTTGTATTTTGTGCATGGCCTTGTAATTCCTACAATATCTGCTTCCTGAAAGGCATCATTTCCAATCAAAAATGTGGGAACCTGTCCGGTAAAAATAACAAGAGGAACAGAGTCCATATAAGCATTTGCAATACCTGTTACGGTATTTGTTGCACCAGGACCACTGGTTACAAGAACTACCCCTGGCTTACCCGTTACTCTTGCATATCCATCCGCTGCATGAGTAGCTCCCTGTTCGTGTCTGGTAAGTATCAGCTTTATATCAGGATCATCATAAAGAAGGTCAAAAATATCAAGAATCACTCCTCCAGGATAACCAAAAACATGCTTTACCCCTTCTGTCTTCAAACATTCAATGAAAATTTCTGCACCTTTCATCTTTGCCATGGTTTTATCCTTCTATTAAGCTATTTAAACATAAAATACCATAATAAGTTTTATTTAATCAATTCATCAAGCATTTTGATACTTTTAAATACATCCTCAGCTGAATGAGCCTCAATTGTGTAAATACAATCAATTCCATTAATTAGGTCAAAAAATTTTTTAAAATCAAAACAACCACTACCTATAGAAAGATGCTCATCAAAGTGTTTATGGTTATCATGAAGATGAAGTTCAAAAATATAATTGCCAAGGCATGAAATCCATTCTTTAATATCCTTTTTTGAAAAAAGATTAAAATGTCCAGTATCAAAACATATTCCAAAATAAGGAGAATCTATACTCTTCATGAGAAGGGTAAGGCTTTCTGGTTCTTCTTCAAAAATATTTTCTATTGCAATTTTAATATCTAATTGCTCTGCTCTTGGTAAAATTTTTTCCCATGTTTTAAGACTTTCTTCAAGCCATATATCTACCCTGAAAGCATATTTCCATTTTTCATAACCTGAATGAAAAACTATAGATGCGGGACATAATTCCTCGGCAATATCAAAAACCTGATTAAATCTTACAAGTGTAACTTCTTTTATTTTATTATCAACTGCGCCTGGTGACAGATCCATAAACGGACCATGTAATGACAAAGAAGGCTCATAAAATAAAGCCTTCCGTAATTTTTTAATATCTTCTTTTTTGATACTGTCAAGACTTTGAGCATCGAAATATAGTTCAATATTGAGTTTGTTCTCTTTAATAAGATCCACATATTCAAAAATCCTGCTATATGGAACATGAATATGTGGCTTAATCATTTAGTATTTGTTTTTGTAGATTGAGCATTTGATTGTTTGTTAGTTGAACCATTACCAGAATTATTATTTTTACGTGCATAGTCTGTTACATACCAACCACTGCCTTTAAGAATAAAAGAAGATTGCGAGATCAGTTTTCTCAGCCTTCCTCCGCATTCAGGACAATTATTCAAAGGCTTGTCGCTGATTTTCTGAACAATTTCATGAATTTTGTGACATTTAAGGCATTCATATTCATAAATCGGCATTTTCCACTTCACCTCTAATAAGTTTTATTTACAAAAATATTTTAAAACATCCTGTTTTAATTTTGGTATAATAACTAAAAAAATTCTGGAGGCTTAAGCATGAAAGTGCTTGTCACTGGGGGAGCCGGTTTTCTTGGTAGTGATTTTGTCAGATTGGCGGCAAGAAAGGGATGGAAAGTTACAGTAGTTGATAAACTAACATATGCTGGAGATATGGACAGACTTAAACCAATTCAGGACAGAATAGATTTTTACAATACTGACATACTGGACAAAGAAGAGTTAAAAAGGATATTTGAAAAGAAAAAACCTGAAGCAGTATTACATTTTGCTGCAGAAACGAATATAGACAGGTCAGTTACAGAACCAAATATATTTATGGAAACCAATATTATAGGCACAATATATCTTCTAGAGCTTGTCAAATATTTTGAAGTAGGAAGGTTTTTCAATATTACATCTTATGAAGAATATGGTGAAATTAAAGAAGGAGAAAGAGATGAAGACTGTCCTTTAAATCCTCGTTCACCTTATGCAGTGAGTAAAGCCTCTGCAGATATGCTCGGACAGGTTTACTGGAGGGCTTTAAAACTTCCTGTGATTACTGTCAGATTATGCAGTATCTATGGACCATGGCAAAATCCTGAAAGACTTATTCCTATGACGATTCTTAAGGCATTGAGAAATGACCAGATTCCAGTTTATGGTACAGGTGAGATTATTCGTGAATGGCTTTATCTGTGTGATTGTATACGTGCTATTTTTACACTTCTTGAAAAGGGAAAACCAGGTGAAGTATACAACATTGGAAGCGGCGAAAGATTCAAAGTGATTGATATTGTTAAGCAAATTCTTGAACTACTTGAAAAACCTGACAGTCTAATAAAATATCTGCCAGATCGTCCTGGACATGAAAAACGAATTGCAATAATGAGCGAAAAAATAAAAAATAGCACAAGCTGGGCACCTACAACAAAGTTTGACTCAGGACTAAAATCCACAATTGAATGGAATTTAAAAAACAGAACATGGCTTTTTAAAAAGCTATTTTATTACGAAGATTTATGGAGCAGGATTTACAAAGAGGAGTAAAATATCACATCGGAACATCTGGCTGGCAGTATGGGCACTGGAAAGGGATATTTTATCCAGAAGATTTAAAACCATCTGAATGGTTTTCATTTTACTGTAAATATTTTTCAACAGTTGAAATAAATGTTACATTTTACAGGGACGTAGAACCTTCTACATTTCAAAAATGGTACTCTTTATCACCGGCAGAATTCCTATTTTCAATAAAAATGTCAAGGCAGATAACACATTTTAAAAAGCTTAAAGTAGACAAATCTCTTGTGGATTATTTTCTTGACAGATATGGGACATTAAAAGACAAACTCGGAGTTATTTTAATTCAGCTTCCTCCGAGTTTAAAATTCGACATATCATTAATCAGTGATTTTTTATTAATTCTTGATAAAAAATACAAATACACCATGGAAGTAAGAAACAAGACATTTATAAACGATAAATTCTTTGAGATATTGAAAGAACACAGCATAGCCTCCTGCATTGCAGATTCAGCTGGAAAATTTCCATATTGTGAAGCAGTTACAGCAGATTTTGTTTATGCAAGATTACATGGCTCACAACATCTTTATGCTTCTGAGTACACAATAGAGGAACTGAATAAATGGGCTAATAAAATTAAACAATGGGCTTGTGAAACTTATGTTTATTTTGACAATGACTATATGGGCTATGCAGTAAAGAATGGTTTAAAACTGAAAGAACTTCTTATTTGCACTTACCCTGTTCAAAAATAGGACAGAGTCCTTCTTCGTTCGTATGTTTTGCAGGAAGTTTTGCAATAAGATAGTCCTTTATGTTTTCTTTGCCTAGTATGAGGTGCTTACGCATTCCTTCATCACAAAAGAGAACAGGGACTGAGTTAATATTAAGTGCTTTAAAAGTACCGCTAAGATGGCTAACCTCAACAGGAGTAACAGGCAGTTTATACTGTTTGCAAAACTGAATCACTTCTTCACAATTAGGGCAACTCTTTGAATAGACAAGTACATACTGGCTTGCAGGAAAGTTTCCGATTTGAGGATTCACAAGATAAGTAACAAAAAATACAGATACAAATGCAACAAAAGCAAAGATTAATTCTTTATCTCCCTGAATAAACTTTATCAGTGTCGCTATAGTTATGAGAGTAAAAACAGTAAGACAAAAAACACATATCTCATGGATTATAAAAAGTTGGAAACCAACAAGATATCCCTCAACACACATAGCTGAAATAAGAATTAACAAATGAATATTATTTAATATCCGGTGTTTACTCAATGAAATAAATAATAAACTTCCAAAAAGCACCACTCCAATGATAAGAAGCACTAAATCTCCTCCTTTAACAAAAGACTCAACAATACGACAGCCTCCTGTAGTGCAAAGACTTTTTCCGAGAAAATGAGAAATAAGCTCAGCAGAAGCGAGCAATAAACCGAAAAGATAAATTAAACTAACTGCATTAGATTTTTTAAGGTTTGACTTAAGTTTCATAAATTTAATATAACTTAAAAAATATGAATTATCAAGAAAAAATTGAAAAAACAGTAGAGTTTATTAAAAACTCCACTTATGCTGTAGCACTTACAGGTGCTGGAGTCTCTACAGAATCCGGGATTCCCGATTTTCGCTCTCCTAGAGGATTATGGCAGAGGTTCAAAATGATAACATTTGATGAGTTTATTATAAATAGACAGGCACGACAGGAGTTCTGGGAAATGAAAAAAGAGCTTCTACCTGAACTCCTTAATGCAAAACCCAATGAAGCTCACTATGCTCTTGCAAAGCTTGAAAAAATGGGGTTACTGAAGTATGTAATCACTCAAAATATTGACGGACTTCACCAATTGGCAGGAAGCAAACAGGTTATAGAAATACACGGGAATAACCGTGAAGCCCTGTGTATTGATTGTGGAAGATTCTATAAAATCGAAGAAATCATCGAATTTTTGAAAGAAGACATAGCTGATGTAAGATGTTCAAACTGTGGTGGCGTAATAAAACCAAAAATAATATTTTTCGGAGAATCAATGCCTGAGCGTGAATTTAACCTGGCTCAAACAGCATCCTCTCAGTGTGATTTAATGCTGGTTGTTGGAACATCTCTACAGGTTTACCCTGCAGCAGGACTTCCTCAATTAGCCTATCACTCCGGCGCAAAATTGATATTTATAAATCAAACAGAAACACCAATGGATGAGCTGGCTGAAGTCGTTATTCATGAAAAAGCAGGGAAAGCTTTAGGAGACATCTTAAAGGAGTTTAAGCGCGGGTGTTAAAGTAGATTTATATGCAATTTGTTATTTCATCACTATCACTATATTTATAAAAAATTCTTACTAATTGACTTTTAATTTGGAAATTTAATAAATTATATTTTTAAGCTAAATTGAACGCAATTAAATCATTATAAGTGTAATATATGCATATAAAAAAAAATAAATTAATCTCGAATTTTAAAAAAATTACAAATAATTTAAAATTTTATTTGCCAATTATTTTATGTTTTACACTTTTAAGTTTCAATAACTCCTCAGGAGAGACGTTTTCACTTTCCAATAGTATTTCACTTGTAGGAAGCATTAAAACTCACATAGTAAACAAGGGTGAGTCTTTAATCGAAATAGCCAGACATTATGATTTAGGTTACAACGAAATAGTTGATGCTAACCCAGAATTTGATCCTTTTGTTCCTGAAGAAGGAAGTAAAGTTATAATTCCAACATTCTGGATTTTACCTGAAAAACAAAATAACTTTCATGGAATTATTATAAATCTTTCTGAAATGAGACTCTATTATTTTTATAAAAAAGGCAAAGAAGAATTAGTTACAACATTT includes:
- a CDS encoding FmdB family zinc ribbon protein: MPIYEYECLKCHKIHEIVQKISDKPLNNCPECGGRLRKLISQSSFILKGSGWYVTDYARKNNNSGNGSTNKQSNAQSTKTNTK
- the ilvB gene encoding biosynthetic-type acetolactate synthase large subunit codes for the protein MAKMKGAEIFIECLKTEGVKHVFGYPGGVILDIFDLLYDDPDIKLILTRHEQGATHAADGYARVTGKPGVVLVTSGPGATNTVTGIANAYMDSVPLVIFTGQVPTFLIGNDAFQEADIVGITRPCTKYNILVKDTKDLARQIREAFYIAISGRPGPVLIDLPRDVSQGKAEFIWPEKIYIRSYNPTYEGNFYMIKKAAQEIAKAKKPVIIAGGGCIISEAHEYLKELAEFAQIPVVNTLMGLGSFPGTHELSLGMLGMHGTYYANMAVQNADLIVAIGMRFDDRVTGKADEFAPGAKIIHIDIDPTSIRKNVRVDIPIVGDVSRVLKVLNKILKEDIKPQWKEVRKAWLKQINQWKKERPLTYEFDPDVIKPQYVIEKIYEVTKGDAIITTEVGQNQMWAAQFYKFDKPRRFVTSGGLGTMGFGFPAAIGAQLAFPDMAVIDIAGDGSIQMNIQELATAVIYDLPVKVAILNNSYLGMVRQWQELFYNERYSHTYLSTAPDFIKVAESYGAVGLRATKPSEVEPVIKEALSVKKPVFMDFIVDWKEKVYPMVPPGASIDQMIFEEKKKERKLKAVK
- a CDS encoding DUF72 domain-containing protein, encoding MEQDLQRGVKYHIGTSGWQYGHWKGIFYPEDLKPSEWFSFYCKYFSTVEINVTFYRDVEPSTFQKWYSLSPAEFLFSIKMSRQITHFKKLKVDKSLVDYFLDRYGTLKDKLGVILIQLPPSLKFDISLISDFLLILDKKYKYTMEVRNKTFINDKFFEILKEHSIASCIADSAGKFPYCEAVTADFVYARLHGSQHLYASEYTIEELNKWANKIKQWACETYVYFDNDYMGYAVKNGLKLKELLICTYPVQK
- a CDS encoding vitamin K epoxide reductase family protein, translating into MKLKSNLKKSNAVSLIYLFGLLLASAELISHFLGKSLCTTGGCRIVESFVKGGDLVLLIIGVVLFGSLLFISLSKHRILNNIHLLILISAMCVEGYLVGFQLFIIHEICVFCLTVFTLITIATLIKFIQGDKELIFAFVAFVSVFFVTYLVNPQIGNFPASQYVLVYSKSCPNCEEVIQFCKQYKLPVTPVEVSHLSGTFKALNINSVPVLFCDEGMRKHLILGKENIKDYLIAKLPAKHTNEEGLCPIFEQGKCK
- a CDS encoding dTDP-glucose 4,6-dehydratase; translated protein: MKVLVTGGAGFLGSDFVRLAARKGWKVTVVDKLTYAGDMDRLKPIQDRIDFYNTDILDKEELKRIFEKKKPEAVLHFAAETNIDRSVTEPNIFMETNIIGTIYLLELVKYFEVGRFFNITSYEEYGEIKEGERDEDCPLNPRSPYAVSKASADMLGQVYWRALKLPVITVRLCSIYGPWQNPERLIPMTILKALRNDQIPVYGTGEIIREWLYLCDCIRAIFTLLEKGKPGEVYNIGSGERFKVIDIVKQILELLEKPDSLIKYLPDRPGHEKRIAIMSEKIKNSTSWAPTTKFDSGLKSTIEWNLKNRTWLFKKLFYYEDLWSRIYKEE
- the ilvN gene encoding acetolactate synthase small subunit, translated to MRHTISVLVENKFGVLARIAGLFSGRGYNIESLSVGETIDPQISIMTIITTGDDSVIEQITKQLNRLVDVIKVIDLTEIDHVEREMVLMKIVPRKENRLEVLKTVEIFRGRVVDSGPTTYTIEVTGDEKKIQAFIELMKPMGIKEFVRTGKVAIPRELSQKKQ
- a CDS encoding sugar phosphate isomerase/epimerase family protein, producing MIKPHIHVPYSRIFEYVDLIKENKLNIELYFDAQSLDSIKKEDIKKLRKALFYEPSLSLHGPFMDLSPGAVDNKIKEVTLVRFNQVFDIAEELCPASIVFHSGYEKWKYAFRVDIWLEESLKTWEKILPRAEQLDIKIAIENIFEEEPESLTLLMKSIDSPYFGICFDTGHFNLFSKKDIKEWISCLGNYIFELHLHDNHKHFDEHLSIGSGCFDFKKFFDLINGIDCIYTIEAHSAEDVFKSIKMLDELIK
- a CDS encoding isocitrate/isopropylmalate dehydrogenase family protein, whose product is MYKITLIPGDGIGPEISEAMKKVVEATGVPVEWEIENAGEEVYLKEGTPLPTRVTDSIKKNKIAIKGPITTPVGTGFRSVNVTLRQTLDLYACVRPCKSFKGARTKYENIDLVIVRENTEDLYAGIEFKKGESETIDLINFIEKKSGRKIREDSGISIKPISVFGTERIVRFAFEFARKNSRKKVTAVHKANIMKYTDGLFLEVARQVAQKYPDIEFEDRIVDNMCMQLVQKPELYDVLVLPNLYGDIISDLAAGLIGGLGLAPGANIGDEYAVFEPTHGSAPKYKGLNKVNPFAMILSAVMMLRHIGEFEAANKIERAVAEIIEEGKVLTYDMKSSDDSTLPVGTQEVALALVEKIKKF
- a CDS encoding LeuA family protein, producing MAEKGKIYLIDVTNRDGVQTSRILLPKLSKTMLNLYLDEMGVYQSEIGFPTLKHEVNYINANLDLAELGAFKRIHLEGWARAIPEDVELVFKNCPKIKHLNLSVSTSEIMIQGKFQGRKTFNDIVKGMYEAVKLAKELGAETVGFNAEDASRTELSRLIEFILAGKEAGGDRFRYCDTVGCEDPITIYERIHTLALATQIPIEMHCHNDLGMAEAVSVAGAQGTVEAGVDSFINTTVNGYGERAGNADLVSTILALKFSHGLKEKCPIDNHINLKLAWKIAKYASYAFNIPIPINQPGVGANAFAHESGIHADGVLKDRANYELYSPEDVGRGEPELLETGRIITTGEYGGIKGFRYVYSKLGIEFPDDNEARKILELVQYANLHTQKPLTDDELRFIATYPEIVRQILTVTP
- a CDS encoding NAD-dependent protein deacylase, which translates into the protein MNYQEKIEKTVEFIKNSTYAVALTGAGVSTESGIPDFRSPRGLWQRFKMITFDEFIINRQARQEFWEMKKELLPELLNAKPNEAHYALAKLEKMGLLKYVITQNIDGLHQLAGSKQVIEIHGNNREALCIDCGRFYKIEEIIEFLKEDIADVRCSNCGGVIKPKIIFFGESMPEREFNLAQTASSQCDLMLVVGTSLQVYPAAGLPQLAYHSGAKLIFINQTETPMDELAEVVIHEKAGKALGDILKEFKRGC